In Arachis hypogaea cultivar Tifrunner chromosome 17, arahy.Tifrunner.gnm2.J5K5, whole genome shotgun sequence, a single window of DNA contains:
- the LOC112763178 gene encoding uncharacterized protein, translated as MHNEEARPENEDGGEPDDSPGPFTAEVMNFVLSKRFTLPTTLTPYDGLGDPKKYIKKFTSIMIVNGASDKVLCHYFPSYLDGLALDWFCSLPADSISRFRDLSKLFEEHFAESAIYLHDSKYLNTIKQGQHEILKDYMTRFTKVAMSILDLHPEVELHAIKSGLRPENSQEAIAVAKPKTMAEFREKKKGQIDIEELLQARKIEKPQYRKDDKAQDSKKNFKPTPRYESYTQFNTKRDDIIKEILNSKLIKPPRKAGNYPDSRSPDKSKYCTFHQKHNHTTDECVITKDLLERLARQGHLDKYIGGHMK; from the coding sequence ATGCACAACGAAGAAGCTCGACCAGAAAACGAAGATGGTGGCGAGCCCGACGACTCTCCTGGGCCATTCACAGCCGAGGTGATGAACTTCGTGCTGTCCAAAAGGTTCACCCTACCAACCACCTTAACCCCATACGACGGGTTAGGCGATCCAAAGAAATACATCAAAAAGTTCACATCCATAATGATAGTAAATGGTGCATCTGATAAAGTTTTATGTCATTATTTTCCATCTTATTTAGACGGTCttgcacttgattggttttgttctttgcctgcaGATTCTATTTCTCGTTTTCGAGACCTGTCAAAGCTGTTCGAGGAGCATTTTGCCGAATCAGCTATCTACCTGCATGATTCTAAGTACTTGAACACAATCAAACAAGGACAGCATGAAATCCTAAAAGATTATATGACGCGCTTCACAAAGGTGGCTATGAGTATACTAGATCTCCACCCTGAAGTGGAATTGCACGCCATCAAAAGCGGACTCCGACCAGAAAATTCCCAGGAAGCTATTGCTGTAGCGAAACCTAAAACTATGGCCGAGTTCCGTGAAAAGAAGAAAGGGCAGATTGACATTGAAGAACTCCTACAAGCTCGGAAAATAGAGAAACCCCAGTACAGAAAAGATGATAAAGCACAGGATAGCAAGAAAAATTTCAAGCCAACTCCCCGTTATGAATCATATACTCAGTTCAATACAAAGCGCGACGACATCATTAAGGAGATCCTCAATTCCAAATTAATCAAACCTCCGCGGAAGGCCGGCAACTATCCAGACTCAAGGAGTCCAGACAAATCGAAGTATTGTACTTTTCATCAGAAGCACAACCATACTACTGATGAGTGTGTCATCACCAAAGATCTTCTAGAGCGACTAGCTCGACAGGGCCACCTCGACAAATACATCGGAGGCCATATGAAATGA